A stretch of Phragmites australis chromosome 12, lpPhrAust1.1, whole genome shotgun sequence DNA encodes these proteins:
- the LOC133887311 gene encoding uncharacterized protein LOC133887311, translating to MQKVVMRTLGQGQGQAAGAGRTAVAPRTAAARRGSGMMLRDWVGLKLDSFDGSGSPIQAAYWLAYMVKQVEAFEVGMQDSVRFVTQLLKGEAQIWWDNMLASRSVVLGSPSWEEFARQYERRFYPAAFLDKMHIKLEQFTQDRRSVTEYEVGFN from the coding sequence ATGCAAAAGGTGGTGATGAGGACACTTGGGCAGGGCCAGGGTCAGGCTGCGGGCGCGGGTCGCACCGCTGTGGCGCCCAGGACTGCTGCTGCTAGGCGTGGCAGTGGCATGATGCTGCGAGACTGGGTCGGGTTGAAGCTCGACAGCTTCGATGGGTCTGGCAGTCCAATCCAGGCAGCGTATTGGTTGGCCTATATGGTGAAGCAAGTTGAGGCTTTTGAGGTGGGGATGCAGGACAGTGTGCGTTTTGTGACTCAGCTGCTGAAGGGAGAGGCTCAGATTTGGTGGGATAATATGTTGGCTTCTAGGTCCGTGGTATTGGGCAGTCCTTCTTGGGAGGAGTTTGCTCGCCAGTACGAGCGACGGTTCTACCCTGCCGCTTTCCTCGACAAGATGCATATCAAGTTGGAACAGTTCACTCAGGACAGGAGGTCAGTGACAGAGTATGAGGTTGGCTTCAACTAG